The Arvicola amphibius chromosome 11, mArvAmp1.2, whole genome shotgun sequence genome has a segment encoding these proteins:
- the LOC119826000 gene encoding enhancer of rudimentary homolog, producing the protein MTPIRLLVQATQRPEGRTYADYESVNECMEGICKMYEEHLKRMNPFGQSISYGVGQLFEFIDRMVNLSCLVFREDTQTYKPYSREWIKERLYMLLSQQAQKPRT; encoded by the coding sequence ATGACTCCCATCAGGCTGCTGGTGCAGGCTACTCAGAGGCCGGAAGGCCGAACTTACGCCGACTACGAATCCGTGAATGAATGCATGGAAGGCATCTGTAAGATGTACGAAGAACATCTGAAGCGGATGAACCCTTTCGGCCAGTCCATCTCGTATGGGGTCGGTCAGTTGTTCGAGTTTATTGACCGTATGGTGAACCTCAGCTGCCTGGTGTTCCGAGAAGACACCCAGACCTACAAGCCTTACAGCCGAGAGTGGATCAAAGAGAGGCTCTACATGCTTCTCAGTCAGCAGGCACAAAAGCCCAGGACATAG